The DNA segment ATTGTCTGGTGTTCGGTGGAGGAATGCAGTGGAGGGTTCGTgccaaaaaaatgaaagaaagtgattccttcaaagtgacCAAATATCCCAGCGAACATACATGTTCTCTTGAAATGAGAATTGGTAACCATCAACAAGCAAAAAGTTGGCTTATTGGACACTTAATAAAGTCCAAATACGAACAAGTTGGCCGAACCTACCGGCCAAGAGATATAATTGAGGACGTTCGACGAGAATATGGAGTGAACATTACCTACAGACGGGCTTATCGCACTAGAGAGTACGGATTGGTGTATCCACGAGGGTCGCCAAAAGGATCATATGATGTTGTTAGGGCATACGACGAGGCACTTAAGCTTATAAATTCAAGTACCATATTTGATGTTGAAGTAGAAGACGAACAATACTTTAAATACGTCTTCATGGCACTTGGTCCGTGTATCAAGGGTTTTCTAAACTGCATCCTCCCAATAATCGTCGTTGATAGGACCCATTTGCATGAGAAAtacaaaggtatgttgttaATAGCAACGTGTATCAATGGAAATAACAACATATATCTTATCGCCTTCAGTATTGTAGATGGTGAGAATGACGCATCATGGACTTAATTCATAACTCATTTGAAGGCTTCAATAGGAAACGTTCCCAATCTAGTGATTAAATTAGATCGTCACATCTCAATTGCAAAGGCAGTTGCAAGGATATTCCCTGATGTATTTTATGCCCTATGTAT comes from the Benincasa hispida cultivar B227 unplaced genomic scaffold, ASM972705v1 Contig1511, whole genome shotgun sequence genome and includes:
- the LOC120068931 gene encoding uncharacterized protein LOC120068931, whose amino-acid sequence is MPSVLMHSTVPIEPFXSVLMHSTVPIEPFVDIPGPLEGSSYGNLITIPHDCLNGENIKWRVRAKKMKESDSFKVTKYPSEHTCSLEMRIGNHQQAKSWLIGHLIKSKYEQVGRTYRPRDIIEDVRREYGVNITYRRAYRTREYGLVYPRGSPKGSYDVVRAYDEALKLINSSTIFDVEVEDEQYFKYVFMALGPCIKGFLNCILPIIVVDRTHLHEKYKGNVPNLVIKLDRHISIAKAVARIFPDVFYALCIYHIQNNLVDKFKNKDIISHFYLATKAYRMSNFHMYWAKLHQYPGVTAYLEEVGLQWWARVYQVHCRYDKMTTNIVECLNGVLKDAQELPITKLLEHIREWLQGWFYIRRTHAMACTNKL